The stretch of DNA ATTTTGGTATTTGTCTCGGTATGCAAATGGCCGTGGTCGAAGCCGCCCGCAATATGGCAGGCATAGAGACCGCGGGCTCCTCTGAATTTGGTGAACATTTCGAGCCTGTTGTTGGCCTGATGACAGAATGGGTGCGCGGCAATGAACGTCAAGAACGGACGGCTGATACTGATCTTGGCGGAACCATGCGCCTCGGCGCTTATCCCGCTACGCTTGCGGCTGACAGCTTAGTCGCGCAAGAATACGGGACAACCCATATCGAAGAACGCCACCGTCACCGTTACGAGGTCAATATTGATTATAAAGACCGTTTAGAGGCCGCCGGCCTGAAATTCTCTGGCTTGTCACCTGATGGTGTCCTGCCTGAAATCGTGGAAATACCAGGGCATCCATGGTTCATCGGCGTGCAATATCACCCAGAACTAAAATCACGCCCCTTCGCGCCGCATCCACTCTTTTCAGGTTTTGTGAAAGCTGCGCTGACAAAAAGCCGCTTGGTTTAAGATATATTTGGATTGGCTTTTACCGAAGTTTAATTCCAATAAAGTCATGCGACTTCATCCTATTGAAGCGGCTTGCGGGCCTTGCTGGCGTGCTCATGACGTCAAACTGTCGTAAAGCTGACGTAGTCTGCGGGGTCTATTTTGTTAATGTCCTACTATGATCTACGCTAACATTGCGCCTAGACATGGTAAAGGAGAAGAACATGCATCTAAGCATAGACACTAAAAAAATGAAACGCTTAAGAGAAGACCGAAGCTGGTCTCAAGAGCATTTAGCAGAAGCCGCAGGCGTTAGTCTTCGCACTGTCCAGCGCATCGAAACAGGCGATAACGCCTCACGCGACACCCTAATGGCTTTGGCGGCAGCTTTCAACGTAGAGGTGATAGCTTTAACCATTGACCCGCGCATACAAGCCGCAAAGATTGCGCAGGAAGAGAGGGATAAAATAATTAACGCTCTGCGGCTTGGGTTTTTGATAAATTTGGCCTGTTACATATTCGGTTTAATTGTATTCGCCGTTATTAGCATTGGGGATGGCGTGCCAGGTTTCGCGATGAAGGTGCCTGCTATATGGTGGGGCGTTGGACTAGCGGGTTTCGCATTGGTTATTGTACTTGTGCAACTCACCACATATTACAAAGATGAATCAGACCAGAGTGATTGGTAAGACTCTATTTAAGCGTATTTTGCACGACACTACCCATACCGACTACCCACACGTAGGTCGCGATCGATTCTGTTGGGGGCTGTGCCGCCGCTGCGTCTGGCGCGGTAGATTTGCATGTTCTCAATCACGCGCTGCACGTAATTGCGGGTTTCTGAAAACGGAATGGATTCGAGGAAATCAATGGGGTCAATTTCGCCTTTGCGCGGGTCGCCGTAGTCTTTCGTCCAACGGGTGACGCGGCGCGGCCCCGCGTTATAGGCGATGCAGGCCATGATATAGCTGCCGTCATAGTCTTTGAGCAGGTCATGTAGGTGATGCGCGCCCAAATTCGCGCTGTAATTAATATCTGTTGTCATGGTCGTACGGCTATAGGGTATGCGGTGGCGGCGAGCGGTGCTGCGTGCTGTGGCGTTAATCATTTGCATCAGGCCGTAAGCATTGGCGTGACTAACCGCGCTGTAGTTAAATTCGCTTTCTTGGCGCGCGATGCCGTAGACAAAGGCCTTCTCAAAACGGTCATCCAGACCCTCAATGGCCGGTACAATCGGATAGCCTGACTCGGTCAGCATGGTCTGCAAACGTCCCGCCTGTTTCGCGGCCCGCACGGACGGTTTCATATAGCCAAAATCACGACCCATTTCCGCCAGTAATGATAGCTGTTCTGGGCGTTCAAATTCATCATCCAAGTGAAAAGACATTTGCGTGTAAAAGAGTTCTTGATTGGCTTCGGCAAATAGCCGCGCCGCTTGCACACGCGGGTCAGCATTGAAGCTCGCACGCTCGAAATTAACATTGGGTTCTGGTGGCAAAACAATCTGCGCTCCGCCAGAGGATAATTTATCGGCCGCCAGCAGGCCGTAAAAGGTATTCACATGTTGCGCTGCGTCTGCGTAATATAATTGTTCCTGACCATCACGCAGCGCCTCTGATGCGCGGCCCTGCCAATAGGCAGCCCGGCTTAACGATACGGGCAAGCCCACATTATTACGAAGCGTTGTAAAATGCTCCATCGCGCGGCGCGGATTATTCAGCTTGGTCAGCGATAACCAGCCCGCCAAAAACTCAACGCCTGCAAAGCCGCCCCCGCGTGTCATGCCGTGATTACGGGTGAGTTGATAGGCCGTTTCAAAGTTGCGTTCTGATATCGCCCAATAGGCCATAAGGCGGCGCTCATTCCACAGTCGTTCTTGGCCGCGTTCTGTTTTGGGCGCAGCGTTGATGTTTAAGAGCACGGGCAGGGCATAGTCTTTGGACTTGCGTTTGCGCCGCCAATAGGCGCGCTCATAACTAAAGCCTGGATCCCCCTGTAGCGCCGAAGGAACGGCGTCCACCGCCGCATTCATAGCACGCGAATTTTGCCGCAAAGCCATACGCGCCGCGATAAGTTTCGCGTCATTGCGCGGCATAAGGGACAAAAGCCCTTGGGCAGAGTCAAAATAACGCCGCCCCTGCCAGACCAGATAATCCGCGCGCGCTGCGTGATCTTGTGGCGTTAAATGCTTGCCGTAGGTTTTGAAAACGCTGCGCTGCAAATCCCGGGTTAGCCTGGCTTCGCGCCAGCCAAGTTTCAGCCATTTCTTTGCAAGATCATCATTGCCTTGTCTGAAATAATCTTGCGCGAGCGCGATGCGTCCTTCGCCCGATACGGGGTCATAGCCGCGAAACCATTCCGCAATACTGGTGATGCCGACAGGATTGCTTAGCAATTTCTTTTCGGCCTTAGAACGTATCGTCGTCATGCGCGGCCAATCCGTCAGATTATGCACGGCATAAGTTAGGTCTGATAAGGGTGCGTTGGGGTCGCGTGCGGCCCGCAGCCATAAAAGCGCATCTTTTGCAGCAGAATTAGAGAGGCTACGGCGAGCGGCCATGACACTGGACCACTGTCCGCGCCGTGCATCAGACGTTGCTTTGCGAAATAATTTGGCATCAGCGTCTGATAGTATCTTAGACAGGTTCGGTGCCGGTGGCTTAACGCGCGGCGTCGGTATCATAGCGGTTGCTGAGGCCGTGCTGGACAGAGTGAGCGCCGCCGCCGCACAGAGAAGGCGACGTCGTGAAAAATCACTCTTGATTGAGGGTAAAGTGACCCCAGTCCCACCCGTCTTACCGTTGTGTGGGGGTAAATCACCAGAAGTGTCATTGAATCGTCGGAATTTCATACCACATAGTAAGCCAAGTCGCGCAATGGGCAAGAAAAGAAAGCTATGCCTTTGCTGTCGTGACTGTTATTTGATGCGGCGAATTGACTCGATTAGTTTATATGCGTCAGGATTTTGGCGCGGGTCATAAATAGAAAGATTACCATGATTTACGGATCAATGACGGCGCTTGTGACGCCCTTTAAAGACGGCGGCATTGACGAGACGGCGTTTCAAGACTTTGTCGAATGGCAAATCAATAGCGGCACGCACGGTCTTGTCCCCTGCGGCACGACGGGTGAAAGCTCGACTCTGACCGATTCAGAGCACCAACGCGTGATTGCGCTCTGTGTCGAAGCCGCCGCTGGACGGGTGCCCGTTGTGGCGGGCGCAGGATCGAATGAGACCACAGTATCGATCAAATATGCGGCGCACGCCAAAAAGCTCGGCGCGGATGCCGCGCTTGTCGTGACGCCTTATTATAACAAACCTAATCAAGAAGGTATCTATCAGCATTTTAAGGCCATCGCTGATGCTGTGGATATTCCTATCGTTGTTTATAACATCCCGGGCCGCAGTGTGGTGGATATTACCAATGACACGATGGGGCGCTTGGCTAAATTACCCACGGTTATTGGATGCAAAGACGCGACAGGTGACGTTTCGCGGGTCAGCGGGTTGATTGATCGCTGCGGCGAAGATTTTATCCAACTGTCTGGTGATGATGGCACCTCTATGGGTCATGCGGCCCACGGCGGGCGTGGTGCGATTTCTGTTGGTTCTAATATCGCCCCAGCGCAATATGCGGCGTTTCATAATGCCTGCCAAGCCGGTGAGTTTACCCACGCGCGTGATGTGCATATGACGCTCGACCGTCTGCACAAAGACTTATTCCTCGACCCAAGCCCCGCGCCAGCAAAATACGGCCTTAGCCTATTGGGAAAAATGGAACCAACGGTACGCCTACCCATTACGCCCTGTAGCGAGACAACAAAAGACGCGGTAAAAGCCGCAATGACCCGCGCGGGAGTAAAGGTCTAAGGCTATGGCCAAAAAGAAACCGACAATGAAAGGCACGTTGATCGCGGATAACAAACGCGCGCGATTTGACTATGCTATCGAGGACACGTTTGAGGCCGGCATCATGCTGGTTGGGACAGAGGTCAAAGCCCTGCGTGAAGGTCGTGCCAATATTGTCGAAAGCTACGCGACGATTGATGGTGACGAAGCCTATATTATCAACGCTAATATCCCGATTTACGCGCCCGCAAGTCAGTTCAATCACCTCCCGACACGTCCGCGCAAGCTGCTTTTAAAACGGCGTGAAATCAATAAGTTAATTGGTGAAGTTCAACGCAAAGGCCGCACCATTGTGCCGCTTAAAATGTATTTTAACGAAAAAGGCATCGCCAAACTGCTCATCGGTGTCGGCACAGGTAAGCGCGACATTGACAAGCGCGATACGCAAAAGAAACGCGACTGGCAGCGCGATAAAGCAAGGCTGATGCGCGAGCGGGGCTAGGGGCTTTTAATTTGAACCCGTGTTCTATTTATCGTCATTCCGTCGCGGCGCAGCCGCCCGGAATCCATGTCGCAATATATCCGCTCAAACAAATATTGTTTGTCTACGAAAGTTCATGACATGGTTTCCGGGCAGCCTTTCAGGCTGCGTCGGAATGACAGTGTTCTTAAGCGTAAGGCCTAGGTTAAGTGCCGCTGAATGTTCTCAGGTACTGCAATGAATTTACGATTAGGGCTAGGTGACTTATAGGAATTTAATTTTGTCACCCTAAGGCTTGACCCGAGGATCACGACGATTGTCGCTAGGACACTGACGCTTAATTCAAGTATTCCTGAATATCCTTAAACACCCCGAAAAACATATCTTCCGTCAACCGCTTGGTGTTGGTGTTGTAACGCGAACAATGGTAGCTGGAATAAAGCCTCATGCCATTTGGCAGGTCATAAATTTTATGATGCCCGAAGGGATAGTCTTTCAGCCGTAGGCCTAGCGCACGCAGCGTATTATCATGCGAGATTTTGCCCAGTGTCAGCAGCACCTTTATCGACGGTAAGCCGTTGATTTGATCTGTAAGAAACGGGCGGCAATTGGTGCATTCTGCGCCGACAGGTTTGTTCTGCGGCGGGAGGCAGCGCACAGCGTTGGTTATCATGGCGCGCTCTAACGTTAGCCCGTCATCGGCTGTTGCGCCGTATTGGCCCTTTGAAAAACCGTGGGCGGCTATGGCGTTATAGAGTAAATCTCCCGCCCAATCACCTGTAAACGGGCGGCCTGTGGCATTGGCTCCATGCATACCAGGCGCAAGGCCGATGATTAAAAGCGCGGGCGCGGGGTCGCCAAAACTGCGTACAGGCGCATTGTGATAATCGGGGTAGGTCTCTTTTAATTCCAGCAAAAATTTTCGCAGCCTTGGGCAACGATCACAATCCAGCGGTGGTTCGGTAAACCCCATTAATCCTCGTCCCAACTATCATCATAATCACCGCCACCAGATTTCGGACGCCCAATGAGCTTGTCCATATCGGCAAGCTCTATAAAGGTATCGGCCTGGCGGCGTAGTTCATCGGCGAGCATGGCGGGCTTTGATTTTATCGTCGACAGCACAGTCACGCGGCAGCCTTGCTTTTGCACGGCTTCGACCACGGCTTTGAAATCACCGTCACCTGTAAAGAGTAAAAAGTGATCAATATGCGGGGCGAGGGTCATCATATCCACCGCAATTTCCATATCCATATTGCCTTTGATTTTGCGGCGTCCGTCGCGGTCTTTATATTCTTTCGTGGGTTTAGAGATGATGTGATAGCCGTTATAATCCAGCCAATCGATAAGTTGTTTCAAAGGCGAAAAATCATCATTGTCTATTAAGGCGGTATAATAATAGGCGCGCTGTAAACGGCCTTTGCCCTGAAATAATTCCAATAACTTCTTGTAATCTATATCAAAATCGAGTGTCTTGGTGGTTGAGTAAAGGTTGGCACCGTCAATAAAAATCGCGATACGCTCATCAGGATAAAATGCCATATGGCCCCCAATTATGTGTAAAAATGTCTAAAATATATCCTGTCTATATCGCCTTTGGCGCCAATTTGGCAAATCCTACGCAAAGTTTTAACGCGGCGCTGATCCGGCTAGAGGCTTTGGGATTTGATATTCAAGCGCGTTCTGGCCTGTGGCAAAGTCCTGCTTGGCCAGCGGGCAGTGGGCAGCCCGACTATATTAATGCGGTCGTGCGCGCTTCATTTACGGGGGATGCGCGGCAAGCTCTTGCGCATTTGCACACGGTCGAGGCGGCATTGGGGCGGGTCCGCGGCGTTCAAAATGCAGCGCGCATGCTTGATTTGGATTTGCTAGATTTTGGTGGGCAAGTCATTGATGACGACGATATCATAATTCCTCATCCCCGCATGATGACGCGCGGATTTGTGCTTTTTCCATTGTCCCAACTGTCCGCTGATTGGGTGCATCCTGTAAGCCAAAGAGCCCTTCGAGAGGCCACGGCGCGACTGCCACTGGATGACGTTGCGCCTATGCAATATTTAGGGCCTTGGGTCATTCAATCCTGATCCGCGGCAAAACTGCCTAAAATGCAAGACTATGATAGGCAAGCGCGGTAAATTCGTGCTAAGCAGACCCTTGTTTTAAAATTATAATCTATCGGACCGACCAATGAGTAAATGGACACCATCAAGCTGGCGCGCAAAACCCGCAAAGCACATTCCCGACGACTACCCTGACGTAAAGGCGTTGTCAGATGTCGAGCAGACGCTAAAGGGCTATCCGCCGCTCGTTTTTGCCGGTGAAGCGCGACGCTTAAAAGCCAAGCTCGCCGATGTGGCGATGGGGAAATCATTCCTGTTGCAAGGCGGTGATTGCGCGGAAAGTTTCAAGGAATTTCATCCCGATAATTTACGCGACATGTTCCGCGTCATGATGCAAATGGCGGTGGTACTAACGTATGGGGCAGGGCAACCTGTTGTGAAAGTCGGGCGTATCGCAGGCCAATTTGGTAAACCGCGCAGCTCACCCATAGAAGAACGCGACGGCATGACGCTACCAAGCTACCGTGGTGATAACATCAACGGTATGGCGTTCACGCCGGAGGCTCGTATCCCAGATCCGGAGCGCCTGTTAAAAGCTTACGGCCAATCGGCGGCAACGCTGAACCTACTGCGGGCGTTCTCCACCGGGGGGTATGCGGATTTGCGCAATATCCATAAATGGACGCTGGGTTTTGTTGGCGATAACGCCACCAATGCGAAATATGAAGCCCTGTGCGAGAAAATCTCTGACGCGCTGGATTTCATGGAAGCCTGCGGTGTTACGGCCCAAAGCACACCGCAAATGGCCAGCACCGATTACTACACCAGTCACGAAGGGCTGCTGTTAGGTTATGAAGAAGCCATGACCCGTATCGATAGCACCACTGGGCGCTGGTACGACACATCGGCCCATATGTTATGGATTGGCAACCGGACGCGCCAACTTGACCATGCTCACGTTGAATTCATGCGCGGGATTGAAAACCCAATCGCGATGAAAGTCGGTGAAGGCCTAGAGGGTGATGAATTGCTCCGCCTGTTGGATACGCTAAACCCCAATAATGAGGCGGGCCGCATCACACTGATCGCGCGCTATGGCCATGACAAAGTCGCCAAAGGGCTACCAACATTGGCGCGCGCTGTGAAAGCGGCGGGTCGCCACGTCGTTTGGTCTTGTGATCCTATGCACGGTAATACCGTCAAAACGGACACGGGCTATAAGACGCGTCCGTTTAATAATATTCTGTCGGAAGTGCAGCAATTTATGCAAGTGCTCCATTCTGAGGGGTGCTGGCCGGGTGGTGTGCATTTTGAAATGACAGGTCAGAACGTGACGGAATGTCTTGGAGGCTCTGCCCGCGAAGTGCGCGAAGAAGATCTATCATCTCGCTATCATACCCATTGCGATCCGCGCCTTAACGCTGACCAAGCGCTAGAGCTTGCCTTCCTTATCGCCGAAGAACTGCGTGGTTACCGCAAAGAAGACGCGTCAAGGCTAGCGAGCTAAGTCACAGTAAAGTTATCATAGAAAAGACCCGCGAGCCTTAACTCTCGCGGGTCTTTTTAATCAAAGCTGGGCGTAAAACTACAGGTCTTTCAGGCCCACAGACGGCTTGAACTGTGCGGATGTTTTCGCTTTGCTCATCATCATTTTTCCTGTGGCAGGGTTACGCATTTCGCGCGACTCACGGTGCTTGGCGATAAATTGGCCAAAACCAGGAAGGGCAACAGGGTTACCGTCTTTGAGTGATTGCGTGACCGTTTCGGTAAAGGCATTCACGAATTCACCAGCTTGCGCTTGTGATGTTCCGCATTTGTCAGCCAGCGCTGCTACGAGTTCTTTTTTGTTCATCGTTAATCTCCCTAATCGATGTCGGCCCGCTCAATTCGTGTCAGGCGTTAACACCATCCTAACCAAAAGGGTTAATGGCAAGTTAAAACATGCGGTTTTATGGGGGTTTGCGAGCGGTGCATTCGGGTTTAGCCCAGTCGTTTGCCTCTTAATTTCATAGGGTCGGCGCCGTAATTTTTGTCTAGCTATGACAACAAATGAGGGTGCAATGATTGTGATGATGGCATCACGTCACAATGGCTGGCGTATCAGATTAAAAACCAATATGGGTTCTATAAAGTATTAAATTCAATAGCTTAGGCGAAACCGCACCCATATATGCATGAAATCGCAGAGAATGATAGGGATTCCAGAGCTGTCGCGACCTCGCTTGCCCCTATGTCAGCAAAGAAGAAAACGATTTGACGTAAATAGCGTTTATTTTTGTTAAATCCGCTGTCAAAAGTCGCCCTATTTTAACTGCATTAAAATCGCTCCACCTAGGCTTAGAGGCGCCAAAACCTTCGTGAAAACGCGGTTTTACTCTAGTTTGGGGAGAATCGGATGATGTGATTCTAAGCGCGCCGCATGAGTTATTCTAACAGAATTTCACGCTAAGGCTTGCGAGTCTGCACACAATTGCGCAACGTAAGTCATGGACAAAACATGCAAAATTGGAGTCGCAGGCGCGGGCGTGTTTGGCGGCTATCACGCAGGAAAATGCGCGGCGCATCCGCGTGTGGACTTTATCGGAATTTTTGATCCCAATGAAATAGCGCGCACGGCAGGGGCCGCAAAACATGGCGTCAAAGCCTATGCGGACTTCGCTGACATGCTGGATGATATAGACGCGGTTATCATTGCCGCACCTGCAAGTTATCACGGCGACATGGTGCTCGCGGCGCTGCGGGCGGGCAAACATGTGCTGGTTGAAAAACCGGTCGCCACAGATGTGGACACGGCAAAGGCCTGTATCGACCTTGCGGCGGATAAAGGCGTTGTCTTGCAAGTCGGACATCAAGAACGGTTCGTGGCGCGCGCCATCGGGCTCGATAAAATTACAGCCCGCCCGCGAAAGATTACGACAGAGCGCATGGGGCCGTTTAATCCGCGCGGACAAGATGTGTCAGTCACGCTGGATTTGATGACCCATGACCTTGATCTGGTCCTGATGATTATGGGCGAGATGCCAGAGCGGGTGGACGGCCAAGTGGCAGTGGTGTGCACAAACCACCCTGACACGGCGGATGCTGTGCTTCACTGGCGCGACGTAACCGCCCATATGCGGGCCAGCCGCGTGGCAGAGGCCTATTCGCGTAAAATGACATTGGAATACGCCAGTGGTACAGTAAATATTGATTTTAACGGCAAGACATTGAGCCACGATACGCCGTTTGTGCTTAACGTGGACTTTGGCGCTGACCCGAGTGCGAGTGACAGTCTCGGCGCAGCGACAGATAGTTTCGTGCGGGCAATTTTGGACGGGGACGCCGTTGTGATCACAGGGCAAGACGGCTTGAACGCCATGCGACTTGCGCTCATGATAGACGCTAATCAAGAGGGAACATGTCATGAATAGATTTGTAAAAGTTGCAGGCTTAACGGCGGCTGGCATGGCCATGCTTGTCGGGCTTAATTGGACAAAAATCCAAAGACTGAATAACGTCAACAGCCTGTTTGATGCCGATAAAATCGTGCAGAACTTCTCCAATATGGATGGCGCGT from Fretibacter rubidus encodes:
- a CDS encoding HU family DNA-binding protein; the protein is MNKKELVAALADKCGTSQAQAGEFVNAFTETVTQSLKDGNPVALPGFGQFIAKHRESREMRNPATGKMMMSKAKTSAQFKPSVGLKDL
- a CDS encoding NYN domain-containing protein gives rise to the protein MAFYPDERIAIFIDGANLYSTTKTLDFDIDYKKLLELFQGKGRLQRAYYYTALIDNDDFSPLKQLIDWLDYNGYHIISKPTKEYKDRDGRRKIKGNMDMEIAVDMMTLAPHIDHFLLFTGDGDFKAVVEAVQKQGCRVTVLSTIKSKPAMLADELRRQADTFIELADMDKLIGRPKSGGGDYDDSWDED
- the folK gene encoding 2-amino-4-hydroxy-6-hydroxymethyldihydropteridine diphosphokinase, with translation MSKIYPVYIAFGANLANPTQSFNAALIRLEALGFDIQARSGLWQSPAWPAGSGQPDYINAVVRASFTGDARQALAHLHTVEAALGRVRGVQNAARMLDLDLLDFGGQVIDDDDIIIPHPRMMTRGFVLFPLSQLSADWVHPVSQRALREATARLPLDDVAPMQYLGPWVIQS
- the dapA gene encoding 4-hydroxy-tetrahydrodipicolinate synthase; the encoded protein is MIYGSMTALVTPFKDGGIDETAFQDFVEWQINSGTHGLVPCGTTGESSTLTDSEHQRVIALCVEAAAGRVPVVAGAGSNETTVSIKYAAHAKKLGADAALVVTPYYNKPNQEGIYQHFKAIADAVDIPIVVYNIPGRSVVDITNDTMGRLAKLPTVIGCKDATGDVSRVSGLIDRCGEDFIQLSGDDGTSMGHAAHGGRGAISVGSNIAPAQYAAFHNACQAGEFTHARDVHMTLDRLHKDLFLDPSPAPAKYGLSLLGKMEPTVRLPITPCSETTKDAVKAAMTRAGVKV
- a CDS encoding helix-turn-helix domain-containing protein, producing the protein MKRLREDRSWSQEHLAEAAGVSLRTVQRIETGDNASRDTLMALAAAFNVEVIALTIDPRIQAAKIAQEERDKIINALRLGFLINLACYIFGLIVFAVISIGDGVPGFAMKVPAIWWGVGLAGFALVIVLVQLTTYYKDESDQSDW
- the smpB gene encoding SsrA-binding protein SmpB; protein product: MAKKKPTMKGTLIADNKRARFDYAIEDTFEAGIMLVGTEVKALREGRANIVESYATIDGDEAYIINANIPIYAPASQFNHLPTRPRKLLLKRREINKLIGEVQRKGRTIVPLKMYFNEKGIAKLLIGVGTGKRDIDKRDTQKKRDWQRDKARLMRERG
- a CDS encoding Gfo/Idh/MocA family protein; amino-acid sequence: MDKTCKIGVAGAGVFGGYHAGKCAAHPRVDFIGIFDPNEIARTAGAAKHGVKAYADFADMLDDIDAVIIAAPASYHGDMVLAALRAGKHVLVEKPVATDVDTAKACIDLAADKGVVLQVGHQERFVARAIGLDKITARPRKITTERMGPFNPRGQDVSVTLDLMTHDLDLVLMIMGEMPERVDGQVAVVCTNHPDTADAVLHWRDVTAHMRASRVAEAYSRKMTLEYASGTVNIDFNGKTLSHDTPFVLNVDFGADPSASDSLGAATDSFVRAILDGDAVVITGQDGLNAMRLALMIDANQEGTCHE
- a CDS encoding uracil-DNA glycosylase, translating into MGFTEPPLDCDRCPRLRKFLLELKETYPDYHNAPVRSFGDPAPALLIIGLAPGMHGANATGRPFTGDWAGDLLYNAIAAHGFSKGQYGATADDGLTLERAMITNAVRCLPPQNKPVGAECTNCRPFLTDQINGLPSIKVLLTLGKISHDNTLRALGLRLKDYPFGHHKIYDLPNGMRLYSSYHCSRYNTNTKRLTEDMFFGVFKDIQEYLN
- a CDS encoding transglycosylase SLT domain-containing protein; translation: MIPTPRVKPPAPNLSKILSDADAKLFRKATSDARRGQWSSVMAARRSLSNSAAKDALLWLRAARDPNAPLSDLTYAVHNLTDWPRMTTIRSKAEKKLLSNPVGITSIAEWFRGYDPVSGEGRIALAQDYFRQGNDDLAKKWLKLGWREARLTRDLQRSVFKTYGKHLTPQDHAARADYLVWQGRRYFDSAQGLLSLMPRNDAKLIAARMALRQNSRAMNAAVDAVPSALQGDPGFSYERAYWRRKRKSKDYALPVLLNINAAPKTERGQERLWNERRLMAYWAISERNFETAYQLTRNHGMTRGGGFAGVEFLAGWLSLTKLNNPRRAMEHFTTLRNNVGLPVSLSRAAYWQGRASEALRDGQEQLYYADAAQHVNTFYGLLAADKLSSGGAQIVLPPEPNVNFERASFNADPRVQAARLFAEANQELFYTQMSFHLDDEFERPEQLSLLAEMGRDFGYMKPSVRAAKQAGRLQTMLTESGYPIVPAIEGLDDRFEKAFVYGIARQESEFNYSAVSHANAYGLMQMINATARSTARRHRIPYSRTTMTTDINYSANLGAHHLHDLLKDYDGSYIMACIAYNAGPRRVTRWTKDYGDPRKGEIDPIDFLESIPFSETRNYVQRVIENMQIYRARRSGGTAPNRIDRDLRVGSRYG
- a CDS encoding class II 3-deoxy-7-phosphoheptulonate synthase — encoded protein: MSKWTPSSWRAKPAKHIPDDYPDVKALSDVEQTLKGYPPLVFAGEARRLKAKLADVAMGKSFLLQGGDCAESFKEFHPDNLRDMFRVMMQMAVVLTYGAGQPVVKVGRIAGQFGKPRSSPIEERDGMTLPSYRGDNINGMAFTPEARIPDPERLLKAYGQSAATLNLLRAFSTGGYADLRNIHKWTLGFVGDNATNAKYEALCEKISDALDFMEACGVTAQSTPQMASTDYYTSHEGLLLGYEEAMTRIDSTTGRWYDTSAHMLWIGNRTRQLDHAHVEFMRGIENPIAMKVGEGLEGDELLRLLDTLNPNNEAGRITLIARYGHDKVAKGLPTLARAVKAAGRHVVWSCDPMHGNTVKTDTGYKTRPFNNILSEVQQFMQVLHSEGCWPGGVHFEMTGQNVTECLGGSAREVREEDLSSRYHTHCDPRLNADQALELAFLIAEELRGYRKEDASRLAS